A genomic segment from Aspergillus puulaauensis MK2 DNA, chromosome 1, nearly complete sequence encodes:
- a CDS encoding uncharacterized protein (COG:Q;~EggNog:ENOG410PIKJ;~InterPro:IPR002347,IPR036291,IPR020904;~PFAM:PF00106,PF13561,PF08659;~go_function: GO:0016491 - oxidoreductase activity [Evidence IEA];~go_process: GO:0055114 - oxidation-reduction process [Evidence IEA]): MSELPEFPRLFRLDGKVAVVTGGSRGLGLHTATALLLAGAEKVVIVARKAEGPLGFKQAVDKLNALPCSGTAIGYAADLSKPSDIERLVDLLKAEHRVDILVANAAATWGGAFEPTPDWAVTKVLDLNVRSIFHLTRLLTPLLERSGTADSPSRIIIVGAIAGLSVPVVGKHGTIMYAISKAAAHHLATNLAVELGPRNICSNVVAPGFFPSKLANGLIDHLGGVESMAAANPRRRLGSPEDIAGVMVYLCGPAGSYVNGAVIPIDGGNHLQSGQFAKL, from the exons ATGTCCGAATTACCTGAATTTCCTCGTCTTTTCCGCCTCGACGGCAAGGTGGCCGTGGTCACGGGTG GGTCTCGAGGCCTCGGACTACACACTGCTACAGCACTGCTTCTTGCAGGCGCAGAGAAAGTGGTGATTGTTGCGCGAAAGGCAGAAGGTCCGCTTGGGTTCAAACAGGCCGTGGACAAACTCAATGCCTTGCCTTGTTCTGGAACTGCGATCGGATATGCCGCTGACCTCTCGAAGCCCTCTGACATTGAGAGGCTTGTCGATCTGTTAAAAGCAGAGCATCGCGTTGACATTCTGGTTGCGAATGCGGCGGCGACATGGGGAGGAGCCTTTGAACCCACGCCGGACTGGGCTGTCACCAAAGTGCTAGACTTGAACGTCCGCAGCATATTCCACCTCACAAGACT CCTCACGCCTTTGCTGGAGCGATCTGGAACCGCCGACTCGCCGTCacgcatcatcatcgtcggcgcgATTGCAGGGCTGTCGGTTCCAGTGGTGGGCAAGCATGGCACAATTATGTATGCAATCTCCAAGGCTGCAGCACATCACTTGGCTACAAATCTGGCGGTTGAATTGGGGCCACGCAATATCTGTTCGAACGTCGTGGCGCCGGGGTTCTTTCCGTCCAAGCTGGCCAACGGTCTTATCGACCACTTGGGAGGCGTTGAATCTATGGCAGCTGCAAATCCAAGAAGACGGCTGGGGAGTCCTGAGGACATTGCTGGTGTGATGGTCTATCTCTGCGGTCCTGCAGGCTCATACGTCAACGGGGCTGTGATTCCAATAGATGGAGGGAACCACCTGCAGAGCGGACAGTTCGCAAAGCTATAG
- a CDS encoding uncharacterized protein (COG:Q;~EggNog:ENOG410PUXZ;~InterPro:IPR013154,IPR013149,IPR002328,IPR036291, IPR011032,IPR020843;~PFAM:PF00107,PF08240;~go_function: GO:0008270 - zinc ion binding [Evidence IEA];~go_function: GO:0016491 - oxidoreductase activity [Evidence IEA];~go_process: GO:0055114 - oxidation-reduction process [Evidence IEA]), which yields MKAAQWDPKQQKAVVNEIPIPEPAPNQILVKMASASLCHSDIMAISQPDKTEPFTIGHEGAGYVAKVGADCRDKGFQEGNPVGFLYINGCCFECEACMVHNTQCTQGKPSVAGFGEFGFFQEYAAVDWQNVIHLPSQLDPKRSSAVFCAGITAFHAVDSCNLKPGQWFAAIGAGGLGQLATQYAKAMGYQVIAIDINDKTLEACKSQGADVTFNSLTHADTYAAEVKKITNGGVHAAAVFSGSAAAYKGAPSIIRVGGTLMVIGISLSPMEVSTFALAVGLYNIKSDSTSTPQRMGKAVDFTAKHSITPEIEIRSLEAMDDMIREMKAGTSTKRMAVVFE from the exons ATGAAGGCCGCACAATGGGATCCCAAGCAGCAAAAGGCCGTTGTGAACGAGATCCCAATCCCAGAGCCTGCCCCAAACCAAATCCTCGTTAAGATGGCATCGGCGTCTCTCTGCCACTCAGACATCATGGCAATTTCCCAGCCCGACAAGACCGAGCCATTCACCATCGGGCATGAAGGGGCTGGCTATGTCGCCAAGGTAGGTGCCGACTGCAGGGACAAGGGCTTCCAGGAAGGGAACCCGGTTGGATTCTTGTATATCAACGGCTGCTGTTTCGAATGTGAAGCGTGCATGGTGCATAACACGCAATGTACCCAGGGCAAGCCCAGCGTCGCTGGATTTGGCGAGTTTGGCTTCTTCCAAGAATATGCTGCTGTCGACTGGCAGAATGTCATCCATCTTCCCTCTCAGCTGGACCCAAAGCGCAGCTCAGCGGTATTCTGTGCTGGGATTACAG CTTTCCACGCCGTGGACTCTTGCAATCTCAAGCCAGGACAGTGGTTCGCTGCcatcggagctggaggactAGGACAGCTGGCTACTCAGTACGCAAAGGCAATGGGATATCAAGTCATTGCCATTGATATCAACGACAAGACGCTGGAAGCATGCAAGAGCCAAGGGGCAGATGTGACATTCAACTCGCTGACCCATGCTGATACCTATGCCGCTGAAGTGAAGAAAATTACCAACGGTGGCGTGCACGCTGCAGCGGTTTTCAGCGGCTCAGCTGCGGCCTACAAGGGAGCACCATCTATCATTCGCGTTGGGGGAACCTTGATGGTTATTGGCATCAGCCTCAGCCCCATGGAGGTCTCTACGTTTGCCCTGGCAGTCGGCTTATACAATATCAAGTCAGACAGCACTAGTACGCCCCAGCGCATGGGCAAAGCAGTGGACTTTACTGCAAAACACTCCATTACCCCCGAAATAGAAATACGATCgttggaggccatggatgATATGATACGCGAGATGAAGGCAGGGACGTCGACCAAGCGGATGGCAGTTGTATTTGAATAA
- a CDS encoding AAA family ATPase (COG:S;~EggNog:ENOG410PXTI;~InterPro:IPR027417;~PFAM:PF13671,PF13238), with product MSESVLTDYSSLSAFLHRSESDPRPVVAMTCGVAGSGKSSVSKWITSNHPSFKRLSIDSYIYTKYGLYGVDYPKDKYNEFQEEAEPALRTELAQLLQQGSQNIILDFSFAFQATRDEWKALVEGAGGRWVLIFIEVDPDELRRRVRARNQLAVKDGDSAFFVTEQVLESFIAGFERPIGEGEVVLRLENEAV from the exons ATGTCTGAATCTGTCCTCACCGATTATTCCTCGCTCAGCGCGTTCCTCCATCGCAGCGAGAGTGACCCCCGACCGGTCGTTGCGATGACCTGCGGCGTTGCAG GTTCTGGGAAGTCGTCGGTCTCTAAATGGATCACATCCAACCACCCCTCGTTCAAACGTCTGTCAATTGACTCGTACATCTACACCAAGTACGGCCTTTACGGCGTCGACTATCCCAAGGACAAATACAACGAGTTccaggaagaggctgagcCTGCCCTTCGAACAGAACTGGCGCAGTTACTTCAGCAGGGCTCCCAGAACATCATCCTCGATTTCTCCTTTGCATTCCAGGCCACCCGCGACGAGTGGAAGGCCCTGGTCGAGGGCGCAGGAGGCCGGTGGGTGCTAATCTTCATCGAAGTCGATCCAGACgagctgcggcggcgagtCAGAGCAAGGAACCAGCTGGCCGTGAAAGACGGCGATTCGGCATTTTTTGTGACAGAGCAGGTTCTAGAGAGCTTCATCGCAGGCTTCGAGCGGCCAAttggggagggcgaggtTGTTTTACGGCTGGAAAATGAGGCTGTCTAA
- a CDS encoding uncharacterized protein (COG:P;~EggNog:ENOG410PGDX;~InterPro:IPR005829,IPR005828,IPR020846,IPR036259;~PFAM:PF07690;~TransMembrane:10 (i47-70o90-109i116-137o143-164i185-209o221-241i276-297o309-329i341-374o437-457i);~go_component: GO:0016021 - integral component of membrane [Evidence IEA];~go_function: GO:0022857 - transmembrane transporter activity [Evidence IEA];~go_process: GO:0055085 - transmembrane transport [Evidence IEA]): MAAAQDSSTASETQISVDRKQHDDSRKEMAVDEEATSSPISKARSGVLNVAIAGLALFSDGYNAQIIGYMEPLFSVLYPNSMSSDIKSRLSNSFLIGEIFGMIFFGALIDRLGRRTGVIAATLFLVLGVALAAASHGTSELGMFWMMIISRGIAGFGAGGEYPVCATSATEAADETAKLRKKRGFLVASTTDFAIDMGFVAAGIVALIVLACFHQEARQGVWRVCFGLGFVLPVIICFFRIRMINSTQYRKHAIKSRYPYWLVLKRYWKPMLGTSLAWFCYDFVTYPFGLFSSTIISQMNPDNTTIQNIGWGTVINCFYLPGCLLGGLLMDRIGRKQTMTLGFLIWSIWGFILGGALGPIQSVFPLFIVMYGIFNALGEMGPGVSTFLCAAESFPTPLRGHFLGFAAAVGKAGASIGTEVFTPIQDSFGDVGKGQQAVFLIGSAFTIVGGIIAWWLIPDMQRELESEDIKFRAYLEDNGYDAAGLGA, translated from the exons ATGGCTGCTGCACAGGATAGCTCAACGGCCAGCGAGACCCAGATCTCGGTGGACCGCAAGCAGCATGACGATAGCAGGAAGGAAATGgccgtggatgaagaggcgACATCGAGCCCTATATCAAAAGCACGCAGCGGCGTTCTCAACGTCGCCATTGCAGGGCTTGCTCTCTTTAGCGATGGATACAACGCCCAAATCA TTGGCTACATGGAGCCTTTATTCTCTGTCTT ATACCCCAACTCCATGTCCTCCGATATCAAGTCTCGATTGTCCAACTCGTTTCTGATCGGTGAGATCTTTGGTATGATCTTCTTCGGTGCCTTAATCGACCGACTGGGTCGGAGAACTGGTGTTATTGCAGCCACCTTGTTCCTCGTTCTTGGTGTCGCCCTCGCTGCCGCTTCCCACGGAACGTCAGAGCTGGG GATGTTCTGGATGATGATCATCTCTCGGGGGATCGCTGGCTTtggcgctggcggcgagTATCCTGTATGCGCGACAAGCGCAACAGAAGCCGCTGATGAAACAGCAAAACTTCGCAAGAAACGAGGCTTTCTCGTCGCGTCGACAACGGACTTTGCCATTGACATG GGCTTTGTCGCTGCCGGCATCGTCGCGCTGATTGTACTCGCGTGCTTCCACCAGGAAGCCCGCCAGGGTGTCTGGAGAGTGTGCTTTGGCCTGGGCTTCGTG CTCCCGGTCatcatctgcttcttccgAATCCGCATGATCAACTCGACGCAGTACCGTAAGCATGCGATCAAGTCCAGGTATCCGTACTGGCTGGTGCTGAAAAGATATTGGAAGCCAATGCTGGGAACAT CTCTCGCCTGGTTCTGCTACGACTTCGTCACGTATCCATTCGGCCTCTTCTCGTCCACCATCATCTCGCAAATGAACCCTGACAACACGACCATTCAAAACATCGGTTGGGGC ACCGTGATTAACTGCTTCTACCTGCCCGGCTGCCTCCTCGGTGGCCTGCTAATGGACCGCATCGGCCGTAAACAGACAATGACATTGGGCTTTCTCATCTGGTCCATCTGGGGCTTCATCCTGGGAGGCGCTCTCGGTCCCATCCAGTCCGTCTTCccgctcttcatcgtcatgTACGGCATCTTCAACGCGCTTGGTGAAATGGGCCCAGGCGTGTCAACATTTCTGTGCGCCGCCGAATCCTTCCCTACCCCGTTGCGAGGCCACTTTCTTGGCTTTGCAGCGGCGGTTGGCAAGGCTGGGGCGAGCATTGGGACAGAGGTATTTACGCCTATCCAGGACTCGTTTGGCGATGTCGGTAAGGGACAGCAGGCCGTGTTCTTGATTGGGTCTGCGTTTACGATTGTGGGAGGGATTATCGCATGGTGGCTGATTCCGGATATGCAGCGGGAATTGGAAAGCGAGGACATCAAGTTCCGGGCATATTTGGAAGATAATGGCTATGATGCTGCAGGGCTTGGGGCATGA
- a CDS encoding trichothecene efflux pump (COG:G;~EggNog:ENOG410PM1B;~InterPro:IPR005829,IPR010573,IPR036259,IPR020846;~PFAM:PF06609,PF07690;~TransMembrane:14 (i52-72o92-110i122-140o146-167i179-201o213-232i253-275o281-303i324-345o365-385i392-410o416-436i448-473o541-560i);~go_component: GO:0016021 - integral component of membrane [Evidence IEA];~go_function: GO:0022857 - transmembrane transporter activity [Evidence IEA];~go_process: GO:0055085 - transmembrane transport [Evidence IEA]) yields the protein MSHDDTESSQEPRPQYAGARAVLHTDGTVNYVDEHAIGGDMQDMPKGYFRSLPFLGTVLAQCLGSIVAYLGWVLPSNTLTLINAELGNSPNINWVATVWTLSSCVGFLLIGRLSDIFGRKWIVQGSMILSIVGCIIGARATYVEMLIVANIFNGLSAAGQLSFGIILGELVPNKYRGVIVTIVFMSSLPFAVFGPVIARLLIQNTSQGWRWSYYIGLILAVIATVLYHFLYHPPRYAQLHVEGKTKWEMFKELDFIGIFLFIAGCVLFLIGLSWGGTTYPWTSAATLCTLLIGIACLVVFVLYEGFVCKTRPFMPPRLFKNIGFTAIVTDAAVGAMVYYSFTVLWPTLIQGIYTTDSIKIGLQSSVVGGGVLMGQLLGGMALGFVPRVKYQCIIASLLAFAFITPLSALGPDTWSMTIALGTLGCISVGYVDNITFPAVTLVIEPQDIGLATGVLGSLRALGGAVAQAVYVSVLNNELNKNMPKYVGAAATAAGLPDSSLPALLAALTAGTGVEAVPGATDSVVADATAALKIAYSQSFRIVFYCTIPFSVLLIISSCFIPDMKNFLHYDVAKRLQGKTGAESDSKPEVEMVENIDRRA from the exons ATGAGCCATGATGACACTGAAAGCTCTCAGGAGCCAAGGCCGCAATACGCCGGAGCCAGAGCAGTACTACATACAGACGGCACTGTTAACTATGTCGATGAACATGCCATCGGGGGAGATATGCAAGACATGCCCAAGGGCTACTTCAGGAGCCTGCCCTTTCTCGGCACAGTCCTG GCACAATGTCTAGGATCCATCGTGGCCTACCTGGGCTGGGTTCTGCCCTCCAATACCCTCACCCTGATCAACGCCGAGCTGGGCAATTCCCCCAATATCAACTGGGTTGCCACCGTCTGGACCCTTTCCAGCTGCGTCGGGTTTCTGCTCATCGGCCGGTTGTCTGATATATTTGGTCGAAAGTGGATTGTGCAAGGGTCCATGATACTGTCTATTGTTGGCTGCATAATAGGGGCACGGGCTACATACGTTGAGATGTTGATTGTTGCCAATATCTTCAATGGCCTCTCGGCTGCTGGTCAGTTGTCCTTTGGTATCATCCTGGGAGAGCTCGTGCCCAACAAGTACCGCGGCGTGATAGTCACGATCGTCTTCATGTCTTCTCTCCCCTTTGCTGTCTTTGGCCCTGTTATCGCCAGGCTGTTGATCCAGAACACCAGTCAaggctggcgatggagctACTATATCGGCCTCATTCTTGCGGTCATTGCGACTGTGCTCTATCATTTTCTTTATCATCCACCGAGATACGCTCAGCTGCATGTAGAAGGAAAGACAAAGTGGGAGATGTTCAAGGAGCTCGACTTTATCGGcatttttctcttcatcgcTGGATGTGTTCTTTTCCTTATTGGGCTCTCCTGGGGAGGCACCACTTACCCCTGGACCAGTGCGGCGACTCTCTGTACTCTGCTCATTGGAATAGCATGTCTGGTAGTATTTGTGCTGTATG AGGGCTTCGTCTGCAAGACACGACCATTCATGCCCCCGAGGCTGTTCAAGAACATCGGATTCACTGCTATTGTGACTGATGCAGCTGTCGGGGCTATGGTATATTACTCATTCACGGTCCTGTGGCCGACTCTCATTCAGGGAATATATACCACGGATTCCATCAAGATAGGTCTGCAGAGCTCGGTCGTCGGTGGTGGCGTCCTTATGGGCCAGCTACTGGGAGGAATGGCCCTCGGATTTGTCCCTCGTGTCAAATATCAATGCATCATTGCGTCTCTTCTGGCATTCGCATTCATCACTCCGCTCAGTGCGTTGGGTCCAGATACCTGGTCCATGACTATCGCTCTGGGTACGCTTGGTTGCATTT CTGTCGGATACGTCGACAACATTACATTCCCAGCAGTGACGCTTGTGATCGAGCCTCAGGATATCGGCCTTGCCACTGGGGTTCTGGGCTCTCTCCGCGCCCTCGGAGGAGCTGTTGCGCAAGCTGTGTACGTGTCCGTCTTGAACAACGAACTGAACAAGAACATGCCCAAGTACGTCGGTGCAGCAGCCACCGCAGCCGGTCTACCGGACTCGTCACTGCCTGCCCTCCTGGCGGCCTTGACTGCAGGAACAGGCGTGGAGGCTGTCCCAGGTGCCACCGATAGTGTCGTTGCAGACGCCACTGCAGCACTCAAGATCGCTTACTCGCAGAGCTTTCGGATTGTCTTCTACTGTACTATCCCATTCAGTGTTTTGTTAATCATATCCAGCTGCTTTATACCTGATATGAAGAACTTCCTCCACTACGATGTCGCCAAGCGGCTTCAGGGCAAGACAGGGGCTGAATCGGACAGCAAGCCAGAGGTTGAAATGGTCGAGAATATAGACCGACGGGCTTGA